The nucleotide sequence GAATCATCCAACGGCGACGCAACGACCGGGCATCAAGAATGACAACTGAAAGGCTTACACATCTCGTTCGGCGTCATAACGCAGTTCAGTCCTGCGCGGGAATCCTCGGATTGTGCGGTTCCGCGTTGCTGTGGTATGCCTCGTTCTGGGTGTTTCGCTTGACGGCGCTGATGTGGGTGAATGTGCTGCGGATGGTCGAAGTATTGCACCGCGGTTTTGACGGCTCGATCCTTACGTTCTATATTGCAATCGGCTGCACACTGGTTCTAGCCGTCGAGGGATTCCGACGCTCGCTGCCCGTATTCGATTTGATCGAGTTTCACGATTCGGCCTATTTTAGCCGACACACCTCCATCAATTCCGGGAGCGCAAGAGGGCTTTCCGATGCATTCGCGGAGGCTTGGTTGCTCTCGCAGTTTCTATTCTCGGCGCCGCGAGTTACCATCATTTCGGTCGCCGCATTACGGTCGGTAGTTTCCACGAACCGTGAAATCGTCGAGCAGGCAGCCTTTATCCTGACGAAACTCAAGGAAGATCGGCGCTGGACGGCACCGACGGATTTCGGTGAATGCGCTCAAGCGGTGAAACTGCTGCGTCGCCTGAACCTGATTTGGATAAAAAGCGACGGAGAAGAGTTCAGTATCCGCTGTCCTGCTGGAATGAGCGAAGCGGAAATCGAGGCGTGATCGGCTACTAGAGTTGTCAAAAGCGCCGTCATTCGATTCGAAACAGCCGTTTCGCATTGGCAGTGGTTTGGGCCGAGAAATCGTCGATCGTTTGTTCGCGGGCGGCGGCGAGGCAGGCGGCGGTGTGGACGACGTTCGCCGGTTCGTTGCGTTTGCCGCGCAGCGGCTCCGGGGCCAGATAGGGGCTGTCGGTCTCCACAAGGATGCGGTCGGCCGGAATCGTCGCGGCCACGGCGCGCAGGTCGGCCGACTTCTTGTA is from Pirellulales bacterium and encodes:
- a CDS encoding TatD family hydrolase gives rise to the protein YKKSADLRAVAATIPADRILVETDSPYLAPEPLRGKRNEPANVVHTAACLAAAREQTIDDFSAQTTANAKRLFRIE